AGCGTAGAATCTTGAACAAAAGATTTATTTGTTCTGTATTTATAAAGTAAGGTTTGATTCTTTTTACTTTTTAGTTTATCGCTATCAAAGCCGTCATCAAAAGATTCTAAAATTGCTTCGTTAACGTTTAAATACTTTATTTGTTCTTCAGATTTTATCGTTTTTTGATAAGAATCACCAACAGGTTGTTGGTAATCTCTATAATAGCCAATGTAAGAATGTGCTTCTGTAGGGTAGTTTTCTAAAATATTTTCAATAGCTTTTCTAACAATCTGTTTTGCTAAAGGTTGTCTTTCTTTCTTTTTGGTAGTTTTTACAACTATTTCACTTAAATAATTATTAGAAGGTGATACATAAATGATATTAGTGCTTTTTCTTTTTAAAGTTGATAACTTTATTTCTTTGGTTTTGTAACCAATAGAAGATATTCTTATAATTCCTGTTTTCTTATACCGAAGAGGAATTTCAAAATTACCATTTAAATCTGCATGAGTTCCTCTATTTATTTTTTTAAGCATAACAGTTGCATATACAACGGGTTTTTTGGTTGTAATATCTAAGACTGTACAAGAAAATTTTTCTTGAGAAAATAAGCTTCCAAGAATAAAGTTAAAAGCAAAAAAAAAGAAATATATTTTTTTCAAAAACACAAATTTTATAGATTATTATATGCAAAAACCACGCCATAATGACGTGGTTTTATATAAGTATTTACAAGAAATATTATTTAGGATCTAAAATAGTATCAATTCTATCTACAACATCTTGTAAGTGGTAACGAGTTAAAGTGTTTCCTCTTTTAGAAGCTGCTTTTGCATCTCTTTGAATACGTTTTAATTCACCTCTTGCAACAGATTTTACATCAGATTGATTGATGTTAATTCCACTTTGCTTAAAGTAACCTCTATTAGCACCTCTTTGATCTTTGGCTTTATTCAATAAATAGTCTAATCTATCTAAATAAACTCTTTGTAAGTTTCTTCTATAAGTATCAATAGATTTTCCTGAATAAATTTCACTCCAAACTCCTTTTCTTAAGTCACTCATCATACTAACTAAAGAGTATGCTTTAGAACCGTTAGACGTTTCGTTTTCAATCATACGAGCCATTCTACCTGGATCTAACATGTTGTTTAACGTTCTTGCTTGTAAACCACGAACTCTTTCTACAGAACCAGAAAATTCAGTTTTGCTGAAAATGTTTTTATCTAACATCCAAGTTGGAGTTTTAAATAATTCGTCAACCACAAAAGTTAAAGCTTCTTTTTGAGTTGCTTTGTCTACATGTGTATAAACTGCGCCTTCTTGGTCAGTTGTCTTATATTGTTCATAAACACCACCAACATTAGCAGTTACATGTCCCATATATCTATTAAATTGACTTAAAACTTGTCCGTACATAGTAGATAAGTCATCATAATTTTCACCTTTTTCAGACGTCCACTCCTCTAAATTAGGAAGAATTCTTTTTAAATTTTTAATTCCATAAGTAGAAGCTTTCATAGCATTATCACCTAAGTCTTCTGTTTGAGAACTAGGGTCTACTACACCACCAGCTTGTTGGTGCCCAAATCTGTACATTGGATCTCCAGCATGTTTTAAAATCCAAGAATCTAAAACAGGCTTTTCATCTTTAGCATCAGTATCTAAGATTGGTCTATAACCCCAAGAAATTGCATATTTATCATAAATACCAATATTTGGCATTAAAGCAACACCTTTATCTTCTGGTTGTGCAACATAATTAAAACGAGCATAATCCATTATAGATGGTGCTGTTCCGTATTTTTTAGTGAAAGAAGCAGAACGTAAAGAATCTACTGGATACGCATTTGAACTACCCATATTGTGAGGTAAACCTAAAGTGTGACCAAGTTCGTGAGAAGATACAAATTTGATTAATTCACCCATTGTTTCTGTCTTAAAATTATTAGTTCTTGCATCAGGATTAATAGCTGCTGTCTGAATAAAAAACCAATTATGTAATAAAGACATTACATTATGATACCAATTAATGTCTGATTCTAAAATCTCACCAGAACGTGGATCACTAACGTGAGGTCCATTTGCATTTGGTATTGGGGAAGCTAAATAACGAATTACAGAATAACGAATATCTTCTGGACTATAATCTGAATCTTCTTCTTTAGTAGGAGCTCTTTTTGCAATAATTGCGTTTTTAAACCCTGCAGCTTCAAAAGCAACTTGCCAGTCATTAACACCTTGAATAATATAAGGAACCCACTCTTCTGGAGTTGCTCTATCTACATAATAAACAATTTGTTTTTTTGGCTCAACTAATTCGCCTCTCTTAAATTTTTCGATGTCTTCGTCTTTAACTTCTAAACGATATCTATCTAAGTACTTTACAGTTTTACTTTTTTGAGCATCTAAACCATAATCTGTTTGTCCTCTTGCAAACCAACCAACACGTTCGTCAAAATAACGACGCTTCATAGGTACTTTAGGTAATAAAACCATAGAGTTACTCATTTCTAAAGTAATTGAACCTAGCGCATTATTAGATGGTGCTTTACTTGCTAAATATGTTTTTACGTGCCTAATTTCTATATTTTGTGGATAACTGCTAACTCTATCTATATAAGAACGCGATTTATCCATTCTTGTAGCTTGGTATCTTTTTCTATAAAACCCAGGGAAACCTAATGGCTTAATATCTGTAGAAAATAATTCAGTAGCATCAATTACAGTAGCTGTAGAATCTTTACTGATAGCTTTAATTGGAAAAGAAAATAATATTGGCTCTAAATTAGAGTTCATAACAGCTTCATGAACAGGTAAAATAGTATCTGCAACTACGTTGTGTGAAACAATTCTTAAAAGAATTTGTTTATTTCTCTTTTCCCAACGTAAAACTTGAGTGTTGGTTTTACCACCACCAAATCCAATTCCGCTAGAAGTTTTTGCAATTCTTGTAACCATTAGCATTTCTCTTTTTAAAAGAGAATCAGGGATTTCAAAAAGATAAGCATCATCTTTTGTGTGAACTTTAAATAAACCTTCGTCTGTTTTGTGTTCTTTTGTAACTACTTTGCTATAAGGTTTAATGTCTCCTTTTTTCGGTTTTGGTTTGGGAGTTTCTTTTGAAGTTTCTTTTTTCTTTTTCTTCCAAAATTGTGCATTAGATTCTGTAGAAAAAGCAAAAACGAAAGCTACCAAAAGTAGTCTAGTAAGTATCTTTTTTGTCATAATAAATATTTAGTTTGAATAGTCTTCGAAATTAAGGAAACCAAATATGATGAAGTCTTAAAGAAACGTTAAAGGGAAATAGTTGTTTTAACATAAAAACACCCTAAATTATAATATTGATATAATTTAGGGTGTTTAATTAGTTGTGAAAAAAATACCTAAAGAAGCTTTTTTTCTGACTGATAATGTAACTTACTTTATTAATATTTTTTTAGAGATTACACCTTCTGATGTTGCAATATTAACAATATAAACTGATGTTGAAATTTTGTTCGTTTTAAATGTTATTTCAGCATTCTTTAAAACTTCATTATCCGTTAAATTGATGATTTTTTGACCTGTAAAAGTATATACTGAGATGTTACTTATTATTTTTTTATTTATATTTTTAACTACAAGTTCTTTTGTTTTTGAATTTTGATAAACATTAAAACTTCGATTTAACAATTCATCTTCTATAGATAAAACTTGATCATTAAAAGTGATGAAAAAACGATTAGAATATGTTCCTTTAGGTAAATTTAAAACAATAGGATTAGAAGTGTTATAATAAATATTTTCATCTATATCAAAGATAAATACATTATTAGAGATGTTTTCTTTTTCATCAAGCACTATAAATATATCTTCTGTTGTACCTATTTTTAATGTTATAGGAACTAATAAATCTTCTTTAATTTCTTGAACACCAGCAATCACTAATTTTTCTCCATTTTCATCAAATTGAAAATAAATATCAGAATCTTTAATTTCAACCTTTTTACTATCAAAACCAGTTTCTGTTGCAAATGTTTTTCCTTTTGAAAAAGAAATTCCTACTTGAGAATGAATATATATATCATCAGAGTTCTTGGCTTCAAAACCAAATTTTAAAATAGCGTATTCTGATGATTTATTTTTTTCTTTTATATTTTCTGTTCTAAAGAAATGAGAATCTTCAGCTTCAGTTATAAAAGCTCTTTGTTGGTTTTTAAAATTCACAGTTGCTGCTAAACCTGTAGCTGTTTCTGCAAAGAAACCTTGACCAATAGCAATGTATTCTCCAGGAGCAGTATATCTTCTATTACCTAATCCTGTAATTCCATTTATGTTTGAATTTGCAGCAATTCCCATAGTTGAATTTCTATAACTATAACCACCAATGTAACCACTTTTATAATGACCTTGGTTATTATTTCCTTTATTTGTTTCATTATGATGTTCCCAAAAATATAATGTTGCTAAGTTAGAGCTATCTGCAAATAGTTGATTAACATTTATTGCAGATGGATAGGGGTTACCTAATAAGCTAGTATTATCAGCATCTATTGAGAAAGAAATATCACCATCATTAGGGACTCCCTTAAAAGTATAGTTTTGAGCTGATCCTGGGCTTTTTAATAAATACCCTTCTCCGGGATTAAATGTTCCTGTTTCATGTTTTTGAGACCAACTAGTACCATCAAGTCCATTTAAATATCCATAAATCCAATAACTTGATAATGTTAAAGGGCTTGTTGAGCCATCATAACCAGAAGTAAATGTTAAATCCAATGGAGTAGAAGTAGCAGAGGTAGGTGTTGTACCGTCTTTCATAACTCCTTTTACAGTAAATGTAGCAGTACCTATTTCTTTTACAGGTGATGACCAATAGTTGTATCTATAAATACTTGTTAAATCACTGTTTTGGTCTACATAAAGATTACCAGAACCGGTATTAAAGTTTGTACCTGTTGTATGTGTTTGTATTAGTTGAGATGTGCCAACTAATCTAATATCTCCATTGTTGTTAATACCATTAGCTACTTTTAGTCGATATCCTGTATTTACCACTAGTTTTCCTCCATATTCTACTTCAACTTCTCTTACATCGGCATTTTCAGTTAAAGAAAGTGTACCATTTGCTGTACTTTTAACTAATAGTTTATAACAATCATCAGTTATGTCTGGTACGTTTAATGCACCTGACCCGTTATAAAACTGAGAATCATCTACAACTATAGTATCAAAATATTCTAAAGTAAAATAATCGTCATCTAAGAAACTAACCTCTGTTGCAGTATAAACTCCTTTTGAAAGACTTAAATTATATGTGGTTTTTGTAATTGAAGAAAAATCACTAGTATTATCTACTACTAATTGTAGTGAAGCACAAGATGATTTTTTTGATAAATCTAAATCTGACGCATTTATAGAAACAGAAACTGATCCTAAATTATTTCGTTTACTAACTTTCCATTTAGTATCTAATCTTTCTAGATAATTTGTAGATACTGAAGATGAAAAATCATAAGTAGCATCTTTTACGTCTTCACCCCAAAATAAAAAATCACCATCACTTAAAGCTTTAGGGGTGTTTATTCTTATAATACCTGTTCCTTGAGAATCTGTGTGATTTGAGCCATCTGATG
The window above is part of the Polaribacter sp. SA4-12 genome. Proteins encoded here:
- a CDS encoding zinc-dependent metalloprotease, with amino-acid sequence MTKKILTRLLLVAFVFAFSTESNAQFWKKKKKETSKETPKPKPKKGDIKPYSKVVTKEHKTDEGLFKVHTKDDAYLFEIPDSLLKREMLMVTRIAKTSSGIGFGGGKTNTQVLRWEKRNKQILLRIVSHNVVADTILPVHEAVMNSNLEPILFSFPIKAISKDSTATVIDATELFSTDIKPLGFPGFYRKRYQATRMDKSRSYIDRVSSYPQNIEIRHVKTYLASKAPSNNALGSITLEMSNSMVLLPKVPMKRRYFDERVGWFARGQTDYGLDAQKSKTVKYLDRYRLEVKDEDIEKFKRGELVEPKKQIVYYVDRATPEEWVPYIIQGVNDWQVAFEAAGFKNAIIAKRAPTKEEDSDYSPEDIRYSVIRYLASPIPNANGPHVSDPRSGEILESDINWYHNVMSLLHNWFFIQTAAINPDARTNNFKTETMGELIKFVSSHELGHTLGLPHNMGSSNAYPVDSLRSASFTKKYGTAPSIMDYARFNYVAQPEDKGVALMPNIGIYDKYAISWGYRPILDTDAKDEKPVLDSWILKHAGDPMYRFGHQQAGGVVDPSSQTEDLGDNAMKASTYGIKNLKRILPNLEEWTSEKGENYDDLSTMYGQVLSQFNRYMGHVTANVGGVYEQYKTTDQEGAVYTHVDKATQKEALTFVVDELFKTPTWMLDKNIFSKTEFSGSVERVRGLQARTLNNMLDPGRMARMIENETSNGSKAYSLVSMMSDLRKGVWSEIYSGKSIDTYRRNLQRVYLDRLDYLLNKAKDQRGANRGYFKQSGININQSDVKSVARGELKRIQRDAKAASKRGNTLTRYHLQDVVDRIDTILDPK
- a CDS encoding proprotein convertase P-domain-containing protein, producing MLKRTHNKYAIEFLLFIFFLISIKSFGQNICRDYSETPSTTISSSGSGSVYNTTINVPDSYTLTDVNITVDITHTYNDDLDIFLVSPLGTRVELSTDNGGKLNNYENVIFNDDSTKTLPKGNSALSGDYQPEGSLTTFNGENSNGNWVLEITDDANQDGGTINEVILNLCYSTPITPGSEGYLGPGGVGNTDGSSDLEVWYLPNNMRNADILPTDGQTVSTWLDASGNNKTATNTGTAVYTEGIINGYATLTATALNRQFVTANNVTAKTILVVNNPKTRNSFETVIGLNGDKSIRRASSGDNNWQSPGNGANNDTWSTNTGSSFVNGSATNTGTHNNQIHFISQTRPTTYESKLYLGGTYNGRTFTGDISEVIIFDRDLNLAEKIIIDNYVSAKYDIALVTNDFYNEDDNGDFDHKVAGIGQASDGSNHTDSQGTGIIRINTPKALSDGDFLFWGEDVKDATYDFSSSVSTNYLERLDTKWKVSKRNNLGSVSVSINASDLDLSKKSSCASLQLVVDNTSDFSSITKTTYNLSLSKGVYTATEVSFLDDDYFTLEYFDTIVVDDSQFYNGSGALNVPDITDDCYKLLVKSTANGTLSLTENADVREVEVEYGGKLVVNTGYRLKVANGINNNGDIRLVGTSQLIQTHTTGTNFNTGSGNLYVDQNSDLTSIYRYNYWSSPVKEIGTATFTVKGVMKDGTTPTSATSTPLDLTFTSGYDGSTSPLTLSSYWIYGYLNGLDGTSWSQKHETGTFNPGEGYLLKSPGSAQNYTFKGVPNDGDISFSIDADNTSLLGNPYPSAINVNQLFADSSNLATLYFWEHHNETNKGNNNQGHYKSGYIGGYSYRNSTMGIAANSNINGITGLGNRRYTAPGEYIAIGQGFFAETATGLAATVNFKNQQRAFITEAEDSHFFRTENIKEKNKSSEYAILKFGFEAKNSDDIYIHSQVGISFSKGKTFATETGFDSKKVEIKDSDIYFQFDENGEKLVIAGVQEIKEDLLVPITLKIGTTEDIFIVLDEKENISNNVFIFDIDENIYYNTSNPIVLNLPKGTYSNRFFITFNDQVLSIEDELLNRSFNVYQNSKTKELVVKNINKKIISNISVYTFTGQKIINLTDNEVLKNAEITFKTNKISTSVYIVNIATSEGVISKKILIK